A stretch of the Sulfurimonas sp. HSL-1656 genome encodes the following:
- the murJ gene encoding murein biosynthesis integral membrane protein MurJ: MFKSIFTNSFGILFSRILGFARDLLTASVLGANIYSDIFFIAFKLPNLFRRIFAEGAFTQSFLPAFTRSKHKAVFSVHIFLVFLGIILLMTLAVNLFPALAAKVIALGFDAQTVQMAAPYVAINFFYLPLIFAVTFLSTFLQYKNHFATTAFATGLLNIALIIALLLARDGSDETVVLYLSYGVVLGGFAQLFVHLLAIRGLNLHRLIGGGIRYYGRKAARIREETRRFTREFFPAVWGNSTAQIAAFLDTWLASFLSAGVISYLYYANRVFQLPLALFAIATSIALFPRISRHLKHDNEAQAHTMLAKAFWFLLYLLSFSAVGGIVLAEEITQLLFERGAFTADNTAATALILQMYLIGLIPFGLGKLFSLWLYAQRRQGEAAKIATWSLGTNVLLSLALIAPLGGAGLALASSLGGTVALAATLRAVGRAHVSAIIRPKNGLRWLFAVALFTLAVLAFKELMHAYI; encoded by the coding sequence ATGTTTAAATCCATTTTTACCAACAGTTTCGGCATCCTCTTTTCGCGCATCCTCGGCTTTGCCCGCGATCTGCTCACCGCGTCGGTACTGGGCGCGAATATCTACAGCGACATCTTCTTTATCGCCTTCAAACTCCCAAACCTTTTCCGGCGTATTTTTGCGGAGGGGGCCTTCACACAGTCCTTCCTCCCCGCCTTTACCCGTTCGAAGCACAAAGCGGTCTTCTCGGTCCACATCTTCCTTGTCTTCCTGGGCATCATTTTGCTGATGACCCTCGCGGTCAACCTCTTTCCCGCCCTCGCGGCCAAGGTGATCGCCCTGGGGTTCGACGCGCAGACGGTGCAGATGGCCGCCCCCTACGTCGCCATCAACTTCTTCTACCTGCCGCTGATCTTCGCCGTCACCTTTCTGAGCACCTTCTTGCAGTACAAAAACCACTTTGCCACCACGGCTTTTGCGACCGGCCTGCTCAATATCGCCCTGATCATCGCCCTGCTGCTCGCCCGTGACGGCAGCGATGAGACCGTGGTGCTCTATCTGAGCTACGGGGTCGTCCTCGGCGGCTTTGCCCAGCTCTTCGTGCACCTGCTGGCCATCCGCGGCCTGAACCTCCACCGCCTCATCGGGGGCGGCATCCGCTACTACGGCCGCAAAGCCGCCAGGATCAGGGAGGAGACCCGCCGTTTCACCCGCGAGTTCTTCCCCGCGGTCTGGGGAAATTCGACGGCGCAGATTGCCGCGTTCCTCGACACCTGGCTCGCCAGTTTCCTCAGCGCCGGGGTGATCAGCTACCTCTACTACGCCAACCGCGTCTTCCAGCTGCCGCTGGCGCTCTTTGCCATCGCCACATCGATCGCCCTTTTCCCCAGGATCTCCCGCCACCTCAAACACGACAACGAGGCGCAGGCGCACACCATGCTGGCCAAGGCGTTCTGGTTCCTCCTCTACCTGCTCAGCTTCTCGGCCGTCGGCGGGATCGTCCTGGCCGAAGAAATCACGCAACTGCTCTTCGAACGCGGGGCGTTTACCGCTGACAACACGGCTGCGACGGCCCTGATCCTGCAGATGTACCTCATCGGTCTCATCCCCTTCGGTCTGGGCAAGCTCTTTTCGCTCTGGCTCTACGCCCAGCGCCGGCAGGGTGAAGCGGCGAAGATCGCGACCTGGAGCCTGGGGACGAACGTGCTGCTCTCCCTGGCGCTTATCGCCCCCCTCGGCGGCGCGGGGCTGGCCCTGGCCTCGTCGCTCGGCGGCACCGTCGCCCTCGCGGCCACGCTGCGGGCCGTGGGACGGGCACACGTATCTGCTATAATTCGCCCGAAAAACGGGCTCCGGTGGCTGTTTGCCGTCGCACTCTTCACCCTGGCCGTCCTCGCATTCAAGGAGCTGATGCATGCATATATTTGA
- the ruvA gene encoding Holliday junction branch migration protein RuvA, translated as MIVGIEGAVEHKEPTVVHLNVSGLIYEVFISLQTYGAIRESRVKLHTSHIIREDAQLLFGFFEKSEKVLFERLIKINGVGPKVAQAICSTFTPAQFGQVIAASDIAQLKRVPGIGPKSAGRILVELAGFDIELTAGHAAAPAASGEAAQALESLGFKKEEVAKALAKCESTETSALVKEALKLLQKL; from the coding sequence ATGATCGTCGGGATTGAAGGCGCGGTAGAACACAAAGAACCAACAGTGGTGCACCTGAACGTTTCGGGCCTGATCTACGAGGTCTTCATTTCGCTTCAGACCTACGGCGCCATCCGCGAATCCAGGGTCAAACTCCACACCTCCCACATTATCCGCGAAGATGCCCAGCTGCTGTTCGGTTTTTTTGAGAAGAGCGAAAAGGTGCTTTTCGAACGGCTCATCAAGATCAACGGCGTCGGCCCCAAGGTCGCGCAGGCGATCTGTTCGACCTTCACGCCGGCGCAGTTCGGGCAGGTGATCGCGGCCAGCGACATCGCCCAGCTCAAGCGCGTGCCCGGGATCGGCCCCAAGAGTGCAGGGCGGATCCTCGTGGAGCTGGCCGGCTTCGACATCGAGCTGACCGCCGGGCACGCGGCCGCCCCGGCCGCCTCCGGCGAAGCGGCACAGGCCCTGGAATCCCTGGGCTTCAAGAAAGAGGAAGTGGCCAAAGCCCTGGCCAAATGCGAAAGCACCGAGACTTCCGCCCTCGTCAAAGAGGCGCTCAAACTACTTCAGAAACTGTAA
- a CDS encoding D-alanine--D-alanine ligase — protein sequence MKLAIVFGGASYEHEISIVSAITVMEKLSGYELTFVFCDQDHTFYMIDRGNMKAKYFASGDYKKAPVLTLTKGAFVQKRRLGSTEHAMPVLNLIHGADGEDGTVASLLSFFDIPFIGPRTDASVLSFDKRMTKWFAAGRGVKTVAYEELHTAGARKVSTPMPCIVKPSRLGSSIGVSVVKSAAELDYALDVAFEFDDSVIVEPFINGVKEYNLAGYRGAEGIVYSIIEEPQKNEFLDFDKKYLDFARSGEVGSAAIDDVLAVKLKMAFASIYEGLFEGALIRCDFFVIDGEVYLNEINPIPGSMANYLFADFPAAINDLLSNLPRTRRPQVDYKYIHSINAAKGK from the coding sequence TTGAAATTAGCGATTGTATTCGGCGGCGCGAGTTACGAGCACGAAATCAGCATCGTCAGCGCCATCACCGTGATGGAGAAACTTTCCGGCTATGAGCTGACGTTCGTGTTCTGCGACCAGGACCACACTTTCTACATGATCGATCGCGGCAACATGAAGGCGAAGTATTTCGCCTCCGGCGACTATAAAAAGGCCCCGGTGCTGACCCTGACCAAAGGGGCGTTCGTCCAGAAGCGGCGCCTGGGTTCCACCGAGCATGCGATGCCGGTGCTGAACCTGATCCACGGCGCGGACGGCGAGGACGGAACGGTCGCGTCGCTGCTGTCGTTCTTCGACATTCCCTTCATCGGTCCGCGCACGGATGCCTCGGTACTGAGCTTCGACAAACGCATGACCAAGTGGTTCGCCGCGGGGCGCGGCGTCAAGACGGTGGCCTACGAGGAGCTGCATACGGCGGGGGCGCGCAAGGTGTCTACGCCGATGCCCTGCATCGTCAAGCCCTCGCGGCTGGGAAGCTCCATCGGGGTCAGCGTCGTCAAGAGCGCAGCGGAACTCGATTATGCCCTCGACGTCGCTTTCGAGTTCGACGACAGCGTTATCGTCGAGCCTTTTATCAACGGGGTCAAAGAGTACAACCTGGCGGGCTACCGCGGTGCGGAGGGGATCGTCTACTCCATCATCGAAGAGCCGCAGAAAAATGAATTCCTCGATTTCGACAAGAAGTACCTCGACTTCGCCCGCAGCGGAGAAGTCGGCAGCGCCGCGATCGACGACGTGCTGGCGGTGAAGCTCAAAATGGCATTCGCCTCCATCTACGAGGGGCTCTTCGAAGGGGCACTGATCCGCTGCGACTTCTTCGTCATCGACGGCGAGGTCTACCTCAACGAGATCAACCCCATCCCGGGTTCGATGGCAAACTACCTTTTCGCGGATTTCCCCGCGGCTATCAATGACCTGCTTTCAAACCTGCCGCGTACGCGCCGTCCGCAGGTCGATTACAAATACATCCACTCCATCAATGCAGCCAAAGGAAAATAG
- a CDS encoding alpha/beta hydrolase: protein MALKTLQYAQHTFSISYEIINPGAKHTIVFLHGWGSNKELMKQAFGQTLDTFRHVYIDLPGFGNSTAPIALDSENYADIMELFLAQINANDKEVIVGHSFGGKVATLLRPRLLVLLSSAGIVWPKPLKVRAKIAAFKLLKTLGLAQLRSRFVAEDAKSLNKVMYETFKRVVNEDFSGTFRHFGGRALLCWGREDTATPMKSAEKINGLIADSRLVAMEGDHYFFLKQPEAVAAEIAAEITRSVK, encoded by the coding sequence GTGGCCCTTAAGACCCTCCAATACGCACAGCACACCTTCTCGATCAGTTACGAGATCATCAACCCCGGGGCAAAGCACACCATCGTTTTCCTGCACGGGTGGGGATCGAACAAAGAGCTGATGAAGCAGGCGTTCGGCCAAACGCTTGACACCTTCCGCCACGTCTATATCGACCTGCCGGGCTTCGGAAACTCGACCGCGCCGATCGCGCTCGACAGCGAGAACTATGCCGACATCATGGAGCTTTTCCTGGCGCAGATCAACGCCAATGACAAAGAGGTGATCGTCGGGCACTCCTTCGGCGGGAAGGTCGCGACCCTGCTGCGCCCCCGGCTGCTGGTGCTGCTCTCCTCCGCGGGGATCGTCTGGCCGAAGCCGCTGAAAGTGCGGGCGAAGATCGCCGCGTTCAAACTGCTCAAGACCCTGGGGCTGGCCCAGCTGCGGTCGCGTTTCGTCGCCGAGGACGCCAAGAGCCTCAACAAGGTAATGTACGAGACGTTCAAACGCGTCGTCAACGAAGATTTCTCCGGTACCTTCCGCCATTTCGGAGGGCGGGCCCTGCTGTGCTGGGGGCGCGAGGATACGGCGACGCCGATGAAGAGCGCGGAAAAGATCAACGGCCTCATCGCCGACAGCCGGCTTGTCGCGATGGAGGGGGACCACTACTTCTTCCTCAAACAGCCTGAAGCGGTGGCGGCCGAGATCGCCGCCGAGATTACGCGGAGCGTGAAGTGA
- the murF gene encoding UDP-N-acetylmuramoyl-tripeptide--D-alanyl-D-alanine ligase, giving the protein MTPAALQTLAVVTNLALVLTLGWYLILNLQWYSYKLERVVLNHHKRSWHLFYFVTPFLAYFVLGEFFPLFFLLYLGAFIWWYVRLDKKLVLTWRVKRFLILLAALALFGDFLCLIKSCGTLPLFLPLLLAWLLSTGIEKFLFLAYKREAQRKLARLENLTVVAVTGSYGKTSMKNFIAQLLGTQFEVYMTPRSVNTLGGIIKDINEALPETARVYVCEAGARRPGDILEIAQLVAPHYAVVGKVGPQHLEYFGDLETIVRTKLELIQSPRLKAAFVHYEATEEPHENVRFFGTEIENIAADLEGTAFDLALDGEQLHLHAPVLGGFNAINIEAAVLIARAVGMDDAAITRGVEALKPVEHRLQRIDAGGKIILDDGYNGNIDGMKEGIRLCALHSGRKVIVTPGLVESTEALNRELIEAINGVFDLVIVTGKLNAAQFKAQLKIADALYLEEKSTLTAVLAEKTRPGDIIYFANDAPNFI; this is encoded by the coding sequence GTGACCCCGGCGGCTCTGCAGACACTGGCGGTCGTGACCAACCTCGCGCTGGTGCTGACGCTGGGATGGTATCTCATCCTCAACCTGCAGTGGTACAGCTACAAGCTCGAGCGCGTCGTGCTCAACCACCACAAACGCAGCTGGCACCTTTTTTACTTCGTCACCCCTTTTCTCGCCTATTTCGTTCTGGGCGAATTTTTCCCGCTCTTTTTCCTCCTCTATCTGGGGGCCTTTATCTGGTGGTACGTGCGCCTGGACAAGAAGCTGGTTCTGACCTGGCGGGTCAAACGTTTCCTCATCCTGCTCGCTGCGCTGGCGCTGTTCGGCGATTTCCTCTGCCTTATCAAGAGCTGCGGTACGCTCCCCCTTTTCCTCCCGCTTCTGCTCGCGTGGCTGCTTTCGACGGGGATAGAAAAGTTTCTCTTCCTCGCCTATAAGCGGGAGGCGCAGCGCAAACTGGCCCGGCTGGAAAACCTGACGGTTGTCGCCGTGACGGGGAGCTACGGCAAAACGAGCATGAAGAACTTCATCGCCCAGCTGCTCGGGACGCAGTTCGAGGTTTACATGACGCCGCGCAGCGTCAATACCCTCGGCGGGATCATCAAAGATATCAACGAAGCCCTTCCCGAAACGGCCCGGGTATACGTCTGCGAAGCGGGCGCGCGCCGTCCCGGGGATATCCTCGAGATCGCGCAGCTGGTCGCACCGCACTATGCCGTCGTCGGCAAGGTCGGCCCGCAGCACCTGGAGTATTTCGGCGACCTGGAGACGATCGTGCGCACCAAGCTGGAGCTGATCCAGTCGCCGCGTCTGAAAGCGGCGTTCGTCCACTATGAAGCGACGGAAGAACCGCATGAAAACGTCCGTTTCTTCGGAACGGAGATCGAAAACATCGCCGCCGACCTGGAGGGGACGGCGTTCGACCTCGCCCTTGACGGGGAGCAGTTGCATCTGCACGCCCCGGTGCTCGGGGGCTTCAACGCCATCAATATCGAGGCCGCCGTGCTGATCGCCCGGGCGGTGGGGATGGATGATGCCGCCATCACCCGCGGGGTGGAAGCCCTGAAACCGGTCGAACACCGCCTGCAGCGCATCGATGCCGGCGGAAAGATCATCCTTGACGACGGCTATAACGGCAATATCGACGGGATGAAAGAGGGGATCCGCCTCTGTGCTTTGCACTCCGGGCGCAAGGTGATCGTCACCCCTGGCCTCGTGGAGAGCACGGAAGCCCTCAACCGCGAACTGATCGAAGCGATCAACGGGGTGTTCGACCTCGTGATCGTCACCGGGAAGCTCAATGCGGCGCAGTTCAAGGCGCAGCTGAAGATCGCCGACGCTCTCTACCTTGAAGAGAAGAGTACCCTGACCGCCGTCCTGGCCGAAAAGACCCGTCCAGGCGATATCATCTACTTCGCCAACGACGCCCCGAACTTTATCTAG
- a CDS encoding TIGR03545 family protein — MQFLLKLFKALNSAQSPWQVTLAITLGMIAGLTPISGLQNAVILLIAFLLNIHLGLFFVSAALFAGIGYLFDPWFEQLGYAILSSEGLQGLWTGFYNNSFVRLTHFNNTLVMGATVVSLLLAVPLYLLLGFLIGRYRTVLAAFLERRPVLGTFGFLKATTHLDPTVRWWGAGLYVAGGGIVTAVALLVIDPLLKWTVETGGSFALQRDVRVGAVDTDFSKGAVTLHRLEVAGKKEGVDAVSADLISFDADLAALLMDKVHIEKMIISGVGFDTPATLKKSPAEAKAAASEEGAESAFALPTFEFPDPKTLIAKADLQSVKVYNDAQKEIGEIKARWEKASKEELTADSLSDLQADLDKLKTMSQSKDPQSMIKLAQEAKAFKAKVEARKKALAQLKADFDNDRKRIASLMQQVKDAPMADYNRLKSTYTLDGNGALNVIGGLFGEKIKGYLAMAREYYAMVSPYLGSAGGENPPEEAVPPRGEGRWIRYPQTVPSPDMLVALTQIDGLFKSQAFSGTVNDISDNQKALGRPLTFKATSDGPTVKGLVLSGEDNRLGDTVKDSVNFKAMQIPLDALDMKPVMLDKSNMAMTGTLSLSDASALTGNGSFAFSNAAITAEGLSGKTGEIVSGILSGISAFKLDTALGGTLTAPTIGVTSDLDRQISQGLGKAMGKELEKYQGELKSLLGGDTAAQLADLKTSESGIADVNKLVGDQNTMLGKLAEEAAKLAGGGAVGDKLKGALPF, encoded by the coding sequence ATGCAATTTCTTCTCAAGCTTTTCAAAGCCCTGAACTCCGCCCAAAGCCCCTGGCAGGTGACACTGGCGATCACGCTCGGGATGATCGCGGGACTGACGCCGATCAGCGGCCTGCAGAATGCGGTAATCCTGCTGATTGCCTTCCTGCTCAATATCCACCTGGGGCTCTTCTTCGTCTCGGCAGCGCTTTTCGCCGGTATCGGCTACCTCTTCGACCCCTGGTTCGAACAGCTCGGCTACGCCATTCTCAGCAGCGAAGGGCTGCAGGGACTCTGGACGGGCTTTTACAACAACAGCTTCGTCCGCCTGACGCACTTCAACAATACCCTGGTCATGGGGGCGACAGTCGTCTCCCTGCTGCTGGCCGTACCGCTCTACCTCCTGCTGGGCTTTCTGATCGGGCGTTACCGTACCGTGCTGGCGGCATTCCTGGAACGGCGACCCGTCCTGGGGACCTTCGGTTTCCTCAAAGCGACGACGCACCTGGATCCGACGGTGCGCTGGTGGGGTGCGGGCCTCTACGTCGCCGGAGGGGGGATCGTCACTGCCGTCGCGCTGCTGGTCATCGACCCGCTGCTCAAATGGACGGTGGAAACGGGCGGCAGTTTCGCGCTGCAGCGTGATGTCCGTGTCGGCGCCGTCGATACCGATTTCAGCAAAGGCGCTGTCACGCTTCACCGCCTCGAAGTCGCGGGCAAAAAAGAGGGGGTCGATGCCGTTTCCGCGGACCTGATCAGTTTTGATGCCGATCTGGCGGCACTGCTGATGGACAAAGTACACATCGAGAAGATGATCATCAGCGGCGTCGGCTTCGATACCCCGGCGACACTGAAAAAATCCCCGGCGGAAGCAAAGGCGGCGGCGTCGGAAGAGGGTGCAGAAAGCGCATTCGCCCTCCCGACTTTTGAGTTCCCCGACCCCAAGACCCTCATTGCCAAAGCGGACCTGCAGTCGGTCAAGGTCTACAACGATGCGCAAAAAGAGATCGGCGAGATCAAGGCGCGCTGGGAGAAAGCCTCCAAGGAGGAACTGACCGCTGACAGCCTCTCCGATCTGCAGGCCGATCTGGACAAGCTCAAAACGATGAGCCAGTCAAAAGACCCGCAGTCGATGATCAAACTGGCCCAGGAGGCCAAGGCGTTCAAAGCAAAAGTAGAGGCACGTAAAAAGGCGCTCGCGCAGCTCAAGGCGGATTTCGACAACGACCGCAAACGCATTGCCTCATTGATGCAGCAGGTTAAAGACGCCCCGATGGCAGATTATAACCGCCTCAAATCGACCTATACCCTCGACGGGAACGGGGCGCTCAACGTCATCGGAGGACTCTTCGGCGAGAAGATCAAGGGCTACCTGGCGATGGCGCGCGAGTACTACGCGATGGTCTCTCCCTACCTCGGCAGTGCCGGGGGAGAGAACCCGCCGGAGGAGGCGGTACCGCCGCGGGGCGAAGGGCGCTGGATACGCTACCCGCAGACCGTGCCGAGCCCGGACATGCTGGTGGCCCTGACCCAGATCGACGGCCTCTTCAAAAGCCAGGCCTTCTCCGGCACCGTTAACGACATCTCTGACAACCAGAAGGCGCTGGGGCGCCCGCTGACGTTCAAGGCGACGAGTGACGGCCCGACGGTCAAGGGGCTCGTGCTTTCCGGCGAAGACAACCGCCTGGGCGACACGGTAAAGGACAGTGTCAACTTCAAGGCGATGCAAATTCCGCTGGATGCACTCGATATGAAACCGGTCATGCTGGACAAGAGCAACATGGCCATGACGGGAACGCTCAGCCTCAGCGACGCTTCTGCGCTTACCGGAAACGGCAGCTTCGCCTTCAGCAACGCGGCTATCACGGCCGAGGGGCTCAGCGGCAAAACGGGCGAGATCGTCTCGGGTATTTTGAGCGGAATCTCCGCGTTCAAGCTTGACACGGCCCTGGGCGGGACACTGACGGCACCGACCATCGGCGTCACATCCGACCTGGACCGCCAGATCTCCCAGGGGCTCGGCAAAGCGATGGGCAAAGAGCTTGAAAAGTACCAGGGTGAACTCAAGTCGCTGCTGGGCGGGGACACCGCGGCGCAGCTGGCCGACCTGAAAACGTCGGAGTCCGGTATCGCCGACGTCAACAAGCTTGTCGGCGACCAGAACACGATGCTCGGCAAGCTCGCGGAGGAAGCGGCCAAACTGGCCGGCGGCGGCGCGGTCGGCGACAAACTCAAAGGCGCGCTTCCGTTCTAG
- a CDS encoding TlpA disulfide reductase family protein, which produces MKRVIIMAAALLLMFGAADAAEMFTLKAAGEKTIVATELSNGMRFKGYEGKPVLVNFFGKQCRYCKKEIPHLVAMEKRYGNRVGIFGIHMQGRMMPQDRMQLAGAAGFNYPVFEYEDNMAIVQHIGSRARFNGSIPFNIIFNGKGEVSEIVPGYLSDKDLEMIFDELLKK; this is translated from the coding sequence ATGAAAAGAGTAATCATAATGGCGGCGGCGCTGCTGCTGATGTTCGGGGCGGCGGATGCCGCGGAGATGTTTACGCTCAAAGCGGCGGGCGAGAAGACGATCGTTGCGACGGAACTGTCCAACGGCATGCGTTTCAAAGGGTACGAGGGCAAACCGGTACTGGTGAACTTCTTCGGCAAACAGTGCCGCTACTGCAAGAAAGAGATCCCGCACCTCGTCGCAATGGAAAAACGCTACGGGAACAGAGTCGGCATTTTCGGTATCCATATGCAGGGACGCATGATGCCGCAGGACCGCATGCAATTGGCAGGGGCGGCAGGGTTCAACTACCCCGTATTCGAATACGAGGACAATATGGCGATCGTCCAGCATATCGGCTCACGGGCGCGTTTCAACGGCAGTATCCCCTTCAACATCATCTTTAACGGCAAAGGCGAGGTTTCCGAGATCGTCCCGGGCTATCTGAGCGATAAGGACCTTGAGATGATCTTCGACGAACTGCTGAAGAAGTGA
- a CDS encoding TRAP transporter small permease subunit, protein MTEQGKFAFIRLLIRTVGALSAAVLGMLVLLIVFDATRRYLFHEGSVALQELEWHLFDVVIMLGVAYAMHRGAHVRVDIFYDRFSDRTKHLVNVVTMLFFVLPVSVLILYVSFDFVMMSFTQMEASSDPGGLPYRYLVKALIPLAFALLILQALRELVNAWHALKDNV, encoded by the coding sequence ATGACAGAGCAGGGGAAGTTTGCCTTTATCCGGCTGCTGATCCGTACGGTCGGCGCCTTGAGCGCAGCCGTCCTGGGCATGCTGGTGCTCCTGATCGTCTTTGACGCCACCCGACGCTACCTCTTCCATGAGGGCTCCGTCGCGCTGCAGGAGCTGGAGTGGCACCTCTTCGACGTAGTCATCATGCTCGGCGTCGCCTATGCGATGCACCGGGGGGCGCATGTCCGCGTCGATATCTTTTACGACCGTTTTTCCGACCGGACCAAGCATCTTGTCAACGTGGTGACGATGCTCTTTTTCGTGCTGCCGGTTTCCGTGCTGATCCTCTATGTCAGTTTCGACTTTGTCATGATGAGTTTTACCCAGATGGAGGCCTCATCCGATCCGGGCGGACTGCCGTACCGTTATCTCGTCAAAGCGCTCATTCCCCTCGCGTTTGCGCTGCTGATCCTGCAGGCGCTGCGTGAGCTGGTGAATGCCTGGCATGCACTGAAGGATAACGTGTGA
- a CDS encoding TRAP transporter large permease subunit has translation MIALAMFVIALALLLSGIPVAFVFGGVALLFALLIPEMGLGVFSLLPFRIYGIMGNTTLMAVPLFIAMGLILEKSKMAEKLLETMSGLFGGLRGGLAVSVVLVGTILAASTGIVSASVVMMSIIALPLMLQAGYNKGLASGTVAASGTLGQIIPPSIILIILGDVMNVSVGELFMGAVLPGLVLVGLYIVYILVYAALKPEAAPAASQGERVGIFRALAAIAPPLLLMVAVLGSIFAGIASPTESAAFGVVGALLLSALNGTFGRSMVSYALLETVKLSGMIFMILIGATAFSLVFNELGGSDLVLEFFSHDIGNVWVFIGVAMLAIFILGFFIDFIEISFIVVPILVPVMHAFGIDPVWFAILIALNLQASFLTPPFGLALFFLKGAAGTMVTTLQIYRGIIPFILLQLLAIVIVMLFPDLVFAFI, from the coding sequence GTGATCGCGCTGGCCATGTTCGTGATCGCGCTGGCGCTGCTGCTTTCGGGCATTCCCGTCGCCTTCGTCTTCGGCGGGGTTGCGCTGCTCTTTGCGCTGCTGATCCCCGAGATGGGATTGGGGGTCTTCAGCCTGCTGCCGTTCCGCATCTACGGCATCATGGGCAATACGACCCTGATGGCCGTCCCGCTCTTCATCGCGATGGGGCTGATCCTTGAGAAGTCGAAAATGGCCGAGAAGCTGCTGGAGACGATGAGCGGCCTTTTCGGCGGGCTGCGCGGCGGACTGGCCGTCAGCGTCGTGCTGGTCGGGACGATCCTGGCCGCTTCGACGGGTATCGTCAGCGCTTCGGTCGTGATGATGAGCATTATCGCCCTGCCGCTGATGCTGCAGGCCGGGTATAACAAGGGCCTTGCCTCGGGGACGGTCGCGGCCAGCGGCACACTCGGGCAGATCATTCCGCCCTCGATCATTCTCATCATCCTCGGCGACGTCATGAACGTCAGCGTCGGGGAACTCTTCATGGGGGCGGTGCTGCCGGGGCTGGTGCTCGTCGGCCTCTATATCGTCTATATCCTGGTCTATGCGGCGTTGAAACCCGAAGCGGCCCCGGCGGCGTCGCAGGGCGAACGTGTCGGTATTTTCAGAGCTTTGGCCGCGATCGCACCGCCGCTGCTGCTGATGGTCGCGGTCCTCGGCTCCATTTTCGCCGGGATCGCGTCACCGACGGAATCGGCGGCATTCGGCGTCGTCGGCGCGCTGCTGCTCAGCGCCCTCAACGGCACGTTCGGCCGCTCCATGGTCAGCTATGCGCTGCTGGAGACGGTCAAGCTCAGCGGGATGATCTTTATGATCCTGATCGGAGCGACGGCCTTCAGCCTCGTGTTCAACGAACTCGGCGGGAGCGATCTTGTCTTGGAGTTCTTCAGTCACGATATCGGGAACGTCTGGGTCTTTATCGGGGTCGCGATGCTGGCCATCTTCATCCTCGGTTTCTTCATCGACTTCATCGAGATCTCCTTTATCGTCGTACCGATCCTCGTGCCGGTCATGCACGCGTTCGGGATCGATCCGGTCTGGTTCGCGATCCTGATCGCGCTGAACCTGCAGGCCTCCTTCCTTACCCCGCCGTTCGGACTGGCGCTCTTCTTCCTCAAGGGGGCCGCCGGGACGATGGTGACGACGCTGCAGATCTACCGGGGAATCATCCCTTTTATCCTGCTGCAGCTGCTGGCGATCGTTATCGTTATGCTCTTCCCCGACCTCGTCTTCGCGTTCATATAG
- a CDS encoding thioesterase family protein translates to MSHIFSRTFRVDWSDANANGEVHLPTYFRYLIETAWSWGAAVGLGIEDSRKLGLVWVVRETQITLLRPLLPDDEFELTIWLAHWRRVHGTRFFEIVHKASGEVVAQGAQEVVTLNPANMRPKAVPDTIVERLTTTTPRTVPHRPFPKLTMEGRRTIQRRRTVEWQDLDTLEHVNNTRYVAFAEDAVVTALAGFGWGPAALKAEGMALRNRHIHIQYLVPAVWGEMLEMTMALTALGMDGGEWAVAIVRASDHTPIARCVIAWEIFQTAEGSTRPMPEALYRQLTAYAAVPTETPQA, encoded by the coding sequence ATGTCACATATTTTTTCAAGAACGTTCCGGGTCGACTGGTCCGATGCCAATGCCAACGGAGAGGTGCACCTGCCCACCTATTTCCGCTACCTGATCGAAACGGCCTGGTCCTGGGGGGCGGCGGTCGGACTCGGGATCGAGGACAGCCGGAAGCTCGGGCTGGTCTGGGTGGTCCGTGAAACGCAGATCACTCTGCTGCGGCCGCTCCTCCCCGACGACGAATTCGAACTGACCATCTGGCTGGCCCACTGGCGCAGGGTCCACGGCACGCGCTTTTTCGAAATTGTCCATAAGGCGAGTGGGGAGGTTGTCGCGCAGGGGGCGCAGGAGGTCGTTACGCTCAACCCGGCGAACATGCGCCCCAAAGCGGTCCCCGATACCATTGTGGAACGTCTGACGACGACGACACCCCGGACGGTTCCGCACCGGCCCTTCCCGAAGCTGACGATGGAGGGGCGCCGAACGATTCAGCGGCGGCGGACCGTGGAGTGGCAGGACCTGGATACGCTTGAACATGTCAATAATACCCGTTACGTCGCTTTCGCCGAAGATGCCGTCGTTACGGCATTGGCCGGTTTCGGGTGGGGCCCTGCGGCGCTTAAAGCAGAGGGGATGGCGCTGCGGAACCGTCATATCCATATCCAGTACCTGGTACCGGCGGTCTGGGGGGAGATGCTGGAGATGACGATGGCGCTCACGGCATTGGGCATGGATGGCGGTGAATGGGCCGTCGCGATTGTGCGTGCATCCGATCATACCCCGATTGCACGGTGCGTCATCGCCTGGGAGATTTTCCAGACAGCCGAGGGCTCAACCCGGCCGATGCCGGAGGCACTGTACCGGCAGCTGACGGCGTACGCAGCCGTGCCTACCGAAACACCACAGGCTTAA